A window of Corallococcus macrosporus DSM 14697 contains these coding sequences:
- a CDS encoding hemolysin family protein, with protein sequence MPTWTLWVACLALSFVRALVAASESALYGVSDLRAQELADSQPGRATRRVLRHKTDREPVATALRLGMVLSGFQAAAIGAFVPPRMLDFSRYGDAEWLPVATVAAGALLVGVLATLMEVTMRGLANGSPERWALRLSGFTALLVTVLYPPMRVAMALLNLMARTFGRTLRFEPPPPPLEELEKLLAAQAAKNEVDKSAPQLIRSIFELSDKRCRDVMVPRTEVVTVDITVDTDELLRLLAEENHSRIPVYRDDVDHVIGVLHARDIIPLLQHPELIVLHDIIRPAHFVPWMKPIGDLLRDMQKQKIHMAIVVDEYGGFMGVVTLEDILREIVGDIGDEFEVEEKQVEKLADGSFLVDAALEVDAFTQSFGFPLPEGDFDTLGGFLSSMAGHLPDVGERFAYNGWQFVVASKEGPRIDRVRMSRGKSGITKDARDGLAREPGREEQATAKS encoded by the coding sequence ATGCCTACCTGGACCCTCTGGGTCGCCTGCCTGGCGCTGAGTTTCGTCAGGGCCCTTGTCGCCGCCTCGGAGTCCGCGCTGTACGGCGTGTCCGACCTGCGCGCGCAGGAATTGGCGGACTCGCAACCGGGTCGCGCGACCCGCCGGGTGCTCCGCCACAAGACGGACCGCGAGCCCGTGGCCACGGCGCTGCGCCTGGGCATGGTGCTCAGCGGCTTCCAAGCCGCGGCCATTGGCGCCTTCGTCCCGCCGCGCATGCTGGACTTCAGCCGCTATGGCGACGCGGAGTGGCTGCCGGTGGCCACCGTCGCGGCGGGCGCGCTGCTGGTGGGCGTGCTGGCCACGCTCATGGAAGTCACCATGCGCGGCCTGGCCAACGGCAGCCCGGAGCGCTGGGCGCTGCGGCTGTCGGGCTTCACCGCGCTGCTGGTGACGGTGCTCTACCCGCCCATGCGCGTGGCCATGGCCCTGCTCAACCTGATGGCGCGCACCTTCGGCCGCACGCTGCGCTTCGAGCCGCCGCCCCCGCCGCTGGAGGAGCTGGAGAAGCTGCTGGCCGCCCAGGCGGCGAAGAACGAGGTCGACAAGAGCGCCCCGCAGCTCATCCGCTCCATCTTCGAGCTGTCCGACAAGCGCTGCCGCGACGTCATGGTGCCGCGCACGGAGGTGGTGACGGTGGACATCACCGTCGACACGGACGAGCTGCTGCGCCTGCTGGCGGAGGAGAACCACTCCCGCATCCCGGTGTACCGGGACGACGTGGACCACGTCATCGGCGTGCTGCACGCGCGCGACATCATCCCCCTGCTCCAGCACCCCGAGCTCATCGTCCTGCACGACATCATCCGCCCCGCGCACTTCGTGCCGTGGATGAAGCCCATTGGCGACCTGCTGCGGGACATGCAGAAGCAGAAGATTCACATGGCCATCGTCGTCGACGAGTACGGCGGCTTCATGGGCGTGGTGACGCTGGAGGACATCCTCCGCGAAATCGTCGGCGACATCGGCGACGAGTTCGAGGTGGAGGAGAAGCAGGTGGAGAAGCTGGCCGACGGCAGCTTCCTGGTGGACGCCGCGCTGGAGGTGGACGCCTTCACCCAGAGCTTCGGCTTCCCGCTGCCCGAGGGCGACTTCGACACGCTGGGCGGCTTCCTCTCCTCCATGGCGGGCCACCTGCCCGACGTGGGCGAGCGCTTCGCCTACAACGGCTGGCAGTTCGTCGTGGCGTCCAAGGAAGGCCCCCGCATCGACCGGGTGCGCATGTCACGCGGGAAGTCCGGCATCACCAAGGACGCCCGCGACGGGCTGGCGCGCGAGCCCGGCCGCGAGGAGCAGGCCACCGCGAAGAGCTGA
- a CDS encoding fibronectin type III domain-containing protein, with the protein MSLPGHLHRAGLVALVVLTTLLSVLLPAHVLAADRGAWAPDTAYTVGDLVSHGGKGYDCRQSHRSLVGWEPPNTPALWLERTGNPPPDTQAPSAPPSLTSTAKTHASVSLSWGAATDDVGVTGYEVFTNAGTSPSATTAGATTVTVTGLQENTTYTFTVKARDAAGNRSAASSAHSVTTAPRPAPDTIPPSTPGALRATGVSNSSVSLAWTASTDDVGVTGYEVFVNGGSTASATTTGATSVTVTGLAANTTYTFTAKARDAAGNRSAASNSVAATTTGTPPAGNRIIVGYWHNFDNGSTNIRLRDVSAKFDVIQVAFAEPVGGPGSGRMAFTPYNSSVADFKADIALLQSQGRKVLISIGGANGTVHLDDATARQDFVTTLQALIDTYGFDGLDLDLEGSSLSLNGGDTDFRNPTTPRITNVIQATRQLLNQNGPGFMLTMAPETAYVQGGMSAYGGPWGAYLPVIHALRDRLTYLHVQHYNTGTVMALDGRAYAQSTPDFHVAMAEMMLLGFPVGGNPQAMFPGLRPDQVLIGLPSSPQAAGGGYTTPANVHRALDYLLKGQSFGGTYVLRTPAGYPGFKGLMTWSINWDAFTNFEFSNSHRAYLDSVR; encoded by the coding sequence ATGTCGCTTCCAGGACACCTCCACCGGGCGGGGCTCGTCGCCCTGGTGGTCCTCACCACGCTGCTCAGCGTCCTGCTCCCCGCGCACGTCCTGGCGGCGGACCGGGGCGCGTGGGCGCCCGACACCGCGTACACCGTGGGCGACCTCGTCTCTCATGGCGGCAAGGGCTACGACTGTCGCCAGTCGCATCGCTCCCTCGTGGGCTGGGAGCCGCCCAACACGCCAGCGCTCTGGCTGGAGCGGACCGGGAATCCCCCTCCGGACACGCAGGCGCCCTCCGCGCCGCCTTCGCTCACCTCCACCGCGAAGACACACGCGAGCGTGTCACTGTCCTGGGGCGCCGCCACCGACGACGTGGGCGTCACCGGCTACGAGGTCTTCACCAACGCGGGCACGTCCCCCTCCGCGACGACGGCGGGCGCCACCACCGTCACGGTGACGGGCCTCCAGGAGAACACCACGTACACCTTCACCGTGAAGGCGCGGGACGCCGCGGGCAACCGCTCGGCGGCGAGCAGCGCGCACAGCGTGACGACCGCCCCACGCCCCGCGCCGGACACCATCCCGCCCTCCACGCCCGGCGCCCTGCGCGCCACCGGCGTGAGCAACAGCAGCGTGTCGCTGGCCTGGACCGCGTCCACCGACGACGTGGGCGTCACCGGCTACGAGGTCTTTGTCAACGGAGGCAGCACCGCGTCCGCGACCACCACGGGCGCGACCAGCGTCACGGTGACGGGTCTGGCGGCGAACACGACCTACACCTTCACCGCGAAGGCGCGGGACGCGGCGGGCAACCGCTCGGCGGCGAGCAACAGCGTCGCCGCGACGACGACGGGGACGCCGCCCGCGGGGAACAGAATCATCGTGGGCTACTGGCACAACTTCGACAACGGCTCGACGAACATCCGGCTGCGGGACGTCTCCGCGAAGTTCGACGTCATCCAGGTCGCCTTCGCCGAGCCCGTGGGTGGCCCGGGCTCCGGCCGCATGGCCTTCACGCCGTACAACTCGAGCGTCGCGGACTTCAAGGCGGACATCGCCCTGCTCCAGAGCCAGGGCCGCAAGGTGCTCATCTCCATTGGCGGCGCGAACGGCACCGTCCACCTGGATGACGCCACCGCGCGGCAGGACTTCGTCACCACCCTGCAGGCCCTCATCGACACCTACGGCTTCGACGGATTGGACCTGGACCTGGAGGGCAGCTCGCTGTCGCTCAACGGCGGCGACACCGACTTCCGCAACCCCACCACGCCGCGAATCACCAACGTCATCCAGGCCACGCGCCAGCTCCTCAACCAGAACGGCCCGGGCTTCATGCTCACCATGGCGCCCGAGACGGCCTACGTCCAAGGCGGCATGTCCGCGTACGGCGGCCCCTGGGGCGCGTACCTGCCCGTCATCCACGCGCTGCGAGACAGGCTGACGTACCTGCACGTGCAGCACTACAACACCGGCACCGTCATGGCGCTGGACGGCCGGGCCTACGCGCAGAGCACGCCCGACTTCCACGTGGCCATGGCGGAGATGATGCTCCTGGGCTTCCCCGTCGGCGGCAATCCCCAGGCGATGTTCCCGGGGCTGCGGCCGGACCAGGTGCTCATCGGCCTGCCCTCGTCACCGCAGGCGGCGGGCGGCGGGTACACGACGCCGGCCAACGTGCACAGGGCGCTCGACTACCTGCTCAAGGGCCAGTCCTTCGGCGGCACCTACGTGCTGCGCACGCCCGCCGGATACCCCGGCTTCAAGGGCCTGATGACCTGGTCCATCAACTGGGACGCGTTCACGAACTTCGAGTTCTCCAACAGCCACCGCGCGTACCTGGACAGCGTCCGCTGA
- a CDS encoding DUF4150 domain-containing protein — protein MANTVGVNKMSVVTKDSNGVSVAFPDVCKTPSPAGPLPLPYPNVARSADTAHGSKTVTVEGTPLCVKDSNFSTSTGDEAGTAGGGVVSGKTKGKAEFVNFSFDVQVEGKNVARALDLMLHNDKNTPPFPLMQPPVMAAGLGLGRCNCLVCEKEL, from the coding sequence ATGGCCAATACGGTCGGGGTCAACAAGATGTCCGTGGTGACCAAGGACTCCAACGGCGTCTCCGTCGCGTTTCCAGACGTCTGCAAGACGCCCAGCCCGGCGGGCCCCCTCCCCCTGCCGTACCCGAACGTGGCGCGCTCCGCCGACACCGCTCATGGCAGCAAGACGGTGACCGTGGAGGGGACCCCCTTGTGCGTGAAGGACTCAAACTTCAGCACCAGCACGGGGGATGAGGCTGGAACGGCGGGGGGCGGTGTCGTCTCTGGCAAGACGAAGGGCAAGGCCGAGTTCGTCAACTTCTCCTTCGACGTCCAGGTCGAGGGGAAGAACGTGGCGCGGGCCCTGGACCTGATGCTGCACAACGACAAGAACACGCCTCCGTTCCCGCTGATGCAGCCGCCCGTGATGGCGGCTGGCCTGGGCTTGGGCAGGTGCAACTGCCTGGTCTGCGAAAAGGAGCTGTAA
- a CDS encoding DUF6484 domain-containing protein, translating to MASHDHDAGRTPPRAEEPIHGTLIGQVVGRGRGGTVQVDFEGNRHGPLEARLPLVVDEATLLRAIEARQEAVLCFERGSPSRPVVLGLLQPRSETPLLDALLEAPGDARQDGEVAIVANGQRVPIKALLDGATEELELRCGRSSLVLRRNGQILLRGEHVLVDAGQVLRLRGGKTQIN from the coding sequence ATGGCCTCACACGACCATGACGCCGGACGCACGCCTCCTCGGGCGGAGGAGCCCATCCACGGCACGCTCATTGGCCAGGTCGTCGGCCGGGGGCGAGGCGGCACGGTGCAGGTGGACTTCGAGGGCAACCGCCATGGGCCGCTGGAGGCCCGGCTCCCGCTCGTGGTGGATGAGGCCACGTTGCTTCGGGCCATCGAGGCGCGGCAGGAGGCGGTGCTCTGCTTCGAGCGGGGCTCGCCGTCGCGCCCCGTGGTCCTCGGTTTGCTGCAACCGCGCAGTGAGACACCCCTGCTGGATGCCCTGCTCGAAGCGCCCGGGGACGCGCGCCAGGACGGGGAGGTCGCCATCGTCGCCAACGGACAGCGAGTCCCCATCAAGGCGCTCCTGGACGGTGCCACCGAGGAGCTCGAGCTTCGCTGCGGCAGGTCCAGTCTGGTCCTGCGGCGCAATGGCCAGATTCTGCTTCGAGGTGAGCACGTGCTCGTCGACGCGGGCCAGGTGCTGCGCCTTCGTGGCGGCAAGACGCAGATCAACTAG
- a CDS encoding TIGR02270 family protein, producing MNPLPRHLGLPVSWEMLASHLDEAGFLWRQWRRALVAPDHVLDEVARVEARLLAHLDALVLAGRGAATRLLMPALVEADEPGRGECAALGLLLQEEGREAAVRSVLEVLQAGEEGPCSAIHAALLCARGRGLESWLRPMVDASPSPRVLSALLEVLGVWRVDPGPALEASFSHEAMQVRAAAFRCLRSWPARLSDSTLEVGLRASSAEVSGAALEVGLLAGSRLAWWECRRQVRRGGPHRQLAMGALAVAGGPDAQKSLLEGLGDASRGAETLRVLGLLGTSEAARACLEAMREPSWAPLAAEAFALVTGMDVPAVGPGEDGGGMAYEPEADLPLPEVSRVEAWWAERASRFNPASRYVRGLPLGQVSLLDALRDGAMYRRRSLWWAVALRTRGALGLRAGAWTRVQRAEEDAARRLPPARFAQSLEGGLGAGGGA from the coding sequence ATGAACCCGCTGCCTCGGCACCTCGGGCTTCCCGTCTCCTGGGAGATGCTGGCGTCACACCTCGACGAGGCGGGCTTCCTGTGGAGGCAGTGGCGGCGAGCCCTCGTGGCGCCGGACCACGTCCTCGACGAGGTGGCGCGGGTGGAGGCGCGGCTGCTCGCCCATCTGGATGCGTTGGTGCTCGCGGGGCGCGGGGCGGCGACGAGGTTGCTGATGCCCGCCCTGGTCGAAGCGGACGAGCCAGGGAGAGGGGAGTGCGCCGCGCTCGGGCTGCTGCTCCAGGAGGAGGGCCGGGAGGCGGCCGTGCGAAGCGTCCTCGAGGTGCTCCAGGCGGGGGAAGAGGGCCCGTGCTCGGCCATCCACGCCGCGCTTCTTTGTGCTCGCGGGCGAGGGCTGGAGTCCTGGCTGCGGCCCATGGTCGACGCTTCACCGTCTCCTCGGGTGCTCTCGGCGCTCCTGGAGGTCCTGGGGGTATGGCGCGTGGACCCCGGGCCCGCACTGGAGGCGTCGTTCTCACATGAGGCCATGCAGGTGCGGGCCGCCGCGTTTCGGTGTCTGCGCTCCTGGCCCGCCCGCCTGTCTGATTCCACGCTGGAGGTGGGCCTGCGCGCGTCTTCCGCCGAGGTCTCTGGCGCCGCGCTGGAGGTGGGGCTGTTGGCGGGAAGTCGGCTGGCGTGGTGGGAATGCCGCCGTCAGGTGCGGAGGGGCGGGCCGCACCGCCAGTTGGCGATGGGGGCCCTGGCCGTGGCGGGCGGGCCGGACGCCCAGAAGTCGCTGCTGGAGGGGCTGGGAGACGCCTCTCGCGGGGCGGAGACCCTGCGGGTGCTCGGGCTGTTGGGGACCTCCGAGGCGGCGCGGGCCTGTCTGGAGGCGATGCGCGAGCCGTCGTGGGCGCCGCTGGCCGCGGAGGCGTTCGCGCTGGTGACCGGCATGGACGTCCCCGCGGTGGGCCCAGGGGAGGACGGGGGCGGCATGGCGTACGAGCCGGAAGCAGACCTCCCGTTGCCCGAGGTATCCCGGGTGGAGGCGTGGTGGGCCGAGCGCGCGTCCCGGTTCAACCCGGCGTCGCGCTACGTGCGGGGGCTGCCCCTGGGGCAGGTGTCGTTGCTCGACGCGTTGCGAGACGGCGCGATGTATCGCCGCCGGTCATTGTGGTGGGCCGTGGCCCTGCGGACCCGGGGCGCGCTGGGGTTGCGCGCGGGCGCGTGGACCCGGGTCCAGCGCGCGGAAGAGGATGCCGCGAGGCGCCTGCCGCCCGCGCGCTTCGCCCAGTCGCTGGAGGGGGGCCTGGGTGCGGGGGGTGGGGCATGA
- a CDS encoding AHH domain-containing protein — translation MTTGDTRHNLNTELARRLNGIFKRNLSRKDAVRTAAREEAKKRKSKKQKAAPAPDGHLDPNAPLNGVLAKGDNYARRGYTYLKAQDGRGVYRDFDHAHLSEIRDMVKERAEFPGGPKENFNPTYTQQSPYAWEAHHMLPGSAFYYTMKDGKPAFTYKQLRLLLMSEYNINHGHNIINLPAEDWAVPVHSLICHPSDHESYTMRVMDEMRKVSKRLQEVINSGEPHGDLPETAFEELKDLEEDFWEFLVGLSRAIVMAKVTGVRFTGSGSEHVRYANKDGTTHYEWGSLW, via the coding sequence ATGACGACTGGTGACACGCGGCACAATCTCAATACGGAGCTGGCACGCAGGCTCAATGGCATCTTCAAGCGCAACCTGTCTCGGAAGGACGCCGTCCGGACCGCGGCCAGGGAGGAGGCGAAGAAGCGCAAGAGCAAGAAGCAGAAGGCCGCGCCGGCTCCGGACGGGCACCTGGACCCCAACGCGCCGCTGAACGGGGTGCTGGCCAAGGGGGACAACTACGCTCGCCGGGGCTACACCTACCTCAAGGCCCAGGATGGGCGGGGCGTGTACCGCGACTTCGACCATGCGCACCTGAGCGAAATCCGGGACATGGTGAAGGAGCGGGCGGAGTTTCCGGGGGGGCCGAAGGAGAACTTCAACCCCACGTACACCCAGCAGTCTCCGTACGCCTGGGAAGCCCACCACATGCTGCCGGGCTCGGCCTTCTACTACACGATGAAGGATGGCAAGCCGGCCTTCACCTACAAGCAACTGCGGCTGTTGTTGATGTCCGAGTACAACATCAACCACGGGCACAACATCATCAATCTTCCCGCGGAAGACTGGGCCGTTCCGGTTCATTCACTCATCTGCCATCCGAGCGACCACGAGTCCTACACGATGCGAGTCATGGATGAGATGCGGAAGGTGTCCAAGCGTCTCCAGGAAGTTATCAACTCGGGAGAACCTCACGGCGATCTTCCTGAAACGGCGTTCGAGGAGTTGAAGGACCTTGAAGAAGACTTCTGGGAGTTCCTTGTTGGACTGAGCCGGGCCATTGTCATGGCAAAGGTTACTGGAGTCAGGTTCACAGGGAGTGGCTCGGAGCACGTGCGCTACGCGAACAAGGACGGAACAACCCACTATGAGTGGGGTAGCCTTTGGTAG
- a CDS encoding imm11 family protein: MNYWVLKAESADGAVIDALPKGSPENWKMHKGERLERQFPLGGKVSFSDHFPDRRKLYDFVRNTLGVLLVSSRVHEVLKESRVDNVEFLPVSMCDHQWNPVSQEYGVLNVLGSQEVIDMEKSKCRMDRITKKEIARLSNLVVAHARLDPDVGLFRARNMLELILMSDRVHEAFLGAGLTGFRAHPAEGFSDMFA; encoded by the coding sequence ATGAACTATTGGGTGCTGAAGGCGGAGTCCGCGGATGGCGCGGTTATTGATGCATTGCCCAAGGGCAGTCCCGAAAATTGGAAAATGCATAAGGGGGAACGGCTGGAGCGACAGTTTCCGTTGGGGGGGAAGGTCTCCTTTTCAGATCATTTTCCTGACCGGCGGAAACTGTATGACTTCGTCCGAAACACGCTGGGGGTGCTTCTGGTTTCCTCGCGAGTGCATGAGGTCCTGAAGGAATCACGCGTGGATAATGTGGAGTTTCTTCCGGTTTCCATGTGTGATCATCAGTGGAATCCCGTGTCGCAGGAGTATGGCGTCCTTAACGTCCTGGGTTCTCAAGAAGTGATTGATATGGAGAAGTCCAAGTGCCGGATGGACCGTATTACGAAGAAGGAGATCGCTCGCCTGAGCAATTTAGTGGTGGCTCATGCGCGACTGGATCCAGATGTCGGGCTGTTTCGCGCACGAAACATGTTGGAACTCATTCTGATGTCGGACCGTGTTCATGAAGCCTTTCTAGGAGCTGGCTTGACGGGGTTTCGGGCGCATCCTGCCGAAGGTTTCAGTGACATGTTTGCATGA
- a CDS encoding imm11 family protein codes for MNYCVLRAESFDGAIIDALPHDSPTNWKFSTGEPLARSFPAGGKVSFSDHFPDRRKLYDFVRNTVGVLLVSSRVKQVLDDLQVDNTEFLPIVICDHQWRELTGDYGILNVLGSQEAIDMGKSAYDASVLSSEISHVSSLVLTQGKIDPKADIFRARNMMELILISDRVKLAFERAGLTGFRARPAEGFDDMFA; via the coding sequence ATGAACTACTGTGTATTGAGAGCTGAGTCGTTCGATGGGGCCATCATTGATGCCTTGCCCCACGACAGTCCGACCAATTGGAAGTTCAGCACGGGAGAGCCACTTGCACGCAGCTTTCCTGCTGGAGGGAAGGTGTCGTTTTCGGACCACTTTCCGGACCGGCGGAAGCTTTACGATTTCGTACGAAACACCGTGGGCGTTTTGCTCGTGTCGTCACGTGTGAAGCAGGTGCTGGACGACCTGCAGGTCGACAATACGGAATTTCTCCCGATTGTCATTTGCGATCATCAGTGGCGTGAGTTGACTGGTGACTATGGCATTCTGAATGTCCTGGGCTCGCAAGAGGCGATTGATATGGGGAAATCCGCTTATGATGCCAGTGTGCTTTCGAGCGAGATAAGTCACGTTAGTAGTCTTGTTTTGACTCAGGGGAAAATCGACCCGAAGGCCGACATCTTCCGCGCCCGGAACATGATGGAGCTCATCCTGATTTCGGACCGGGTCAAGCTGGCCTTCGAGCGGGCGGGGCTGACGGGCTTCCGCGCCCGTCCCGCCGAAGGCTTCGACGACATGTTCGCCTGA
- the aat gene encoding leucyl/phenylalanyl-tRNA--protein transferase yields MPIYLLSDEHPELFPPPERADKSGIVAVGGDLRPERLLAAYARGIFPWYSEGDPILWHSPDPRFVLTPDMLHAGRSLRKAMARGVYEVRYDTAFRRVITECSRVPRPGQSGTWITDEMMEAYVTLHEAGFAHSVEAWAEGELKGGLYGVSLGAAFFGESMFALAPDASKVAFVTSVERFRDWGFQLIDCQVETEHLARFGAVNWPRKRFLAALAKALKEPTRRGKWTEGAAASPA; encoded by the coding sequence GTGCCCATCTACCTGTTGAGTGACGAGCACCCGGAGCTCTTCCCGCCCCCCGAGCGCGCCGACAAGAGCGGCATCGTCGCCGTGGGGGGGGACTTGCGCCCGGAGCGGCTGCTGGCGGCCTACGCCCGCGGCATCTTCCCCTGGTACAGCGAGGGGGACCCCATCCTCTGGCACTCGCCGGACCCGCGCTTCGTGCTGACGCCGGACATGCTCCACGCGGGCCGCTCGCTGCGCAAGGCGATGGCCCGGGGCGTCTACGAGGTGCGCTACGACACGGCCTTCCGCCGCGTCATCACCGAGTGCAGCCGCGTCCCACGCCCGGGGCAGTCAGGCACCTGGATTACCGATGAGATGATGGAGGCCTACGTCACCCTCCATGAGGCGGGCTTCGCGCACTCGGTGGAGGCGTGGGCGGAGGGCGAGCTGAAGGGGGGCCTCTACGGCGTGTCCCTGGGCGCGGCCTTCTTCGGAGAGAGCATGTTCGCGCTGGCGCCGGACGCGTCCAAGGTCGCCTTCGTCACCTCGGTGGAGCGCTTCCGGGACTGGGGCTTCCAGCTCATCGACTGCCAGGTGGAGACCGAGCACCTGGCCCGCTTCGGCGCGGTGAACTGGCCCCGCAAGCGCTTCCTCGCCGCGCTCGCCAAGGCCCTGAAGGAGCCCACGCGGCGCGGCAAGTGGACGGAAGGGGCGGCGGCCAGCCCCGCCTGA
- a CDS encoding LEA type 2 family protein gives MRLPSPMFRLAVVLSLCVGCASAPTRPSSPATLTAQRTVIASQGLTDATLRYEAELRSPGEGVVERADYELVADGQVVKTGTAKLGVALTPGAPASISFEERAPYVKNAADLARLSAEQGTLLLALRGTLVVRSGDQEQTIPFAASRATRMPRLPTVVVEELDGARYSDEEVQLNLRIGVRNPNPFPLRLEGLTWTASVAGKTLDSGTLAHADTVDASATGVYPVELAVTKDTWGPEVKALITQGLLPYGVTGEVTGPLLRVPYSLTGEVKLNVSR, from the coding sequence ATGCGCTTGCCCTCGCCCATGTTCCGACTGGCCGTGGTGCTGTCCCTCTGTGTGGGGTGTGCCTCCGCCCCCACCCGGCCCTCCAGTCCCGCCACCCTCACGGCCCAACGGACGGTCATCGCGTCCCAGGGCCTCACCGACGCCACCCTGCGCTACGAGGCCGAGCTACGCAGCCCCGGGGAGGGGGTGGTGGAGCGGGCCGACTACGAGCTCGTCGCCGACGGTCAGGTGGTGAAGACGGGCACGGCGAAGCTGGGGGTGGCGCTGACGCCCGGCGCCCCCGCGAGCATCTCCTTTGAAGAGCGCGCGCCCTACGTGAAGAACGCGGCGGACCTGGCGCGGCTGAGCGCCGAGCAGGGCACGCTGCTGCTGGCCCTGCGCGGCACCCTCGTCGTCCGCTCGGGAGACCAGGAGCAGACGATTCCCTTCGCGGCCAGCCGCGCGACGCGGATGCCCCGGCTGCCCACGGTGGTGGTCGAGGAGCTGGACGGGGCGCGCTACTCGGATGAGGAGGTCCAGCTCAACCTCCGCATCGGCGTGCGCAACCCCAACCCCTTCCCGCTGCGGCTGGAGGGGCTGACCTGGACGGCGTCGGTGGCCGGCAAGACGCTGGACAGCGGCACGCTGGCGCACGCGGACACGGTGGATGCCTCCGCCACGGGGGTGTACCCGGTGGAGCTGGCGGTGACGAAGGACACCTGGGGCCCGGAGGTGAAGGCGCTCATCACCCAGGGGCTGTTGCCCTACGGGGTGACGGGCGAGGTGACGGGTCCGCTGCTGCGCGTCCCCTATTCGCTCACGGGCGAGGTGAAGCTGAACGTCTCCCGGTAG